One window of Mauremys reevesii isolate NIE-2019 linkage group 4, ASM1616193v1, whole genome shotgun sequence genomic DNA carries:
- the SAV1 gene encoding protein salvador homolog 1 isoform X2: MDMSHLEEQQLQKDLMPSFIRHGPTIPRRTDICLPDSSSSAYSAGGDGIVSRNQSFLRTPVQRPPHEIMRRESNRLSAPSYLARNSADVPREYGSSSQSFLTEANSVTENGDAGTRYYYDFYDGQRRHQLSDRVHENYRYYGHNNDLFQRMSQNQGRHTAGIGRVPATSLGNLTNHSSEDLPLLPGWSVDWTIRGRKYYIDHNTNTTHWSHPLEREGLPPGWERVESAEFGVYYVDHINKRAQYKHPCAPSVPRYDQPPPVTYQPQQAERSQPLLVPANPYHTAEIPDWLQVYARAPVKYDHILKWELFQLADLDTYQGMLKLLFMKELERIVKLYEAYRQALLTELENRKLRQKWYAQQHGKNF; the protein is encoded by the exons ATCTGATGCCTTCATTTATCCGTCATGGTCCGACCATTCCAAGGCGAACTGATATCTGCCTTCCTGACTCGAGTTCTTCTGCCTACTCTGCTGGAGGGGATGGAATAGTTTCTAGAAACCAGAGTTTCCTTAGAACTCCGGTTCAGAGGCCACCTCATGAAATAATGAGGCGAGAAAGCAACAGACTATCTGCGCCTTCCTATCTTGCAAGAAATTCGGCTGATGTCCCTCGGGAATATGGTTCTTCCTCCCAGTCCTTTTTAACAGAAGCTAACTCTGTTACAGAAAATGGAGATGCTGGTACCCGGTATTACTATGATTTTTATGATGGTCAAAGGAGGCATCAGCTAAGTGATCGTGTACATGAGAACTATAGATATTATGGACATAACAATGATCTCTTCCAAAGGATGTCACAGAATCAAGGGAGGCATACTGCAG GCATTGGCAGGGTTCCTGCTACATCACTAGGAAATTTAACAAATCACAGTTCTGAAGATTTACCTCTTCTTCCTGGCTGGTCAGTGGACTGGACTATTAGAGGAAGGAAATACTACATTGATCATAACACTAATACAACTCATTGGAGCCATCCACTTGAGCGTGAGGGGCTGCCTCCTGGATGGGAAAGAGTTGAGTCAGCAGAATTTGGGGTGTATTATGTAGATCACATCAATAAAAGAGCTCAGTATAAACATCCCTGTGCTCCCAG CGTTCCTCGTTATGATCAGCCTCCACCAGTGACTTATCAGCCACAGCAAGCTGAGAGAAGCCAGCCCCTTCTAGTGCCTGCAAATCCATACCACACTGCAGAGATTCCTGATTGGCTACAGGTCTATGCCAGGGCTCCTGTAAA ATATGATCACATTCTGAAGTGGGAACTCTTCCAACTAGCTGATCTAGATACATACCAGGGAATGTTGAAGCTGCTCTTCATGAAAGAACTGGAACGAATTGTTAAACTGTATGAAGCATACAGGCAAGCCCTTCTCACGGAGCTGGAGAATCGCAAGCTAAGGCAGAAGTGGTATGCACAACAACACGGCAAGAATTTTTAA
- the SAV1 gene encoding protein salvador homolog 1 isoform X1 produces MLSRKKTRTELSKPGEVQGKYVKKETSPLLRNLMPSFIRHGPTIPRRTDICLPDSSSSAYSAGGDGIVSRNQSFLRTPVQRPPHEIMRRESNRLSAPSYLARNSADVPREYGSSSQSFLTEANSVTENGDAGTRYYYDFYDGQRRHQLSDRVHENYRYYGHNNDLFQRMSQNQGRHTAGIGRVPATSLGNLTNHSSEDLPLLPGWSVDWTIRGRKYYIDHNTNTTHWSHPLEREGLPPGWERVESAEFGVYYVDHINKRAQYKHPCAPSVPRYDQPPPVTYQPQQAERSQPLLVPANPYHTAEIPDWLQVYARAPVKYDHILKWELFQLADLDTYQGMLKLLFMKELERIVKLYEAYRQALLTELENRKLRQKWYAQQHGKNF; encoded by the exons ATGCTGTCCCGGAAGAAGACGCGCACGGAGCTCTCCAAGCCGGGCGAGGTGCAGGGCAAGTACGTGAAGAAGGAGACCAGCCCGCTGCTCCGCA ATCTGATGCCTTCATTTATCCGTCATGGTCCGACCATTCCAAGGCGAACTGATATCTGCCTTCCTGACTCGAGTTCTTCTGCCTACTCTGCTGGAGGGGATGGAATAGTTTCTAGAAACCAGAGTTTCCTTAGAACTCCGGTTCAGAGGCCACCTCATGAAATAATGAGGCGAGAAAGCAACAGACTATCTGCGCCTTCCTATCTTGCAAGAAATTCGGCTGATGTCCCTCGGGAATATGGTTCTTCCTCCCAGTCCTTTTTAACAGAAGCTAACTCTGTTACAGAAAATGGAGATGCTGGTACCCGGTATTACTATGATTTTTATGATGGTCAAAGGAGGCATCAGCTAAGTGATCGTGTACATGAGAACTATAGATATTATGGACATAACAATGATCTCTTCCAAAGGATGTCACAGAATCAAGGGAGGCATACTGCAG GCATTGGCAGGGTTCCTGCTACATCACTAGGAAATTTAACAAATCACAGTTCTGAAGATTTACCTCTTCTTCCTGGCTGGTCAGTGGACTGGACTATTAGAGGAAGGAAATACTACATTGATCATAACACTAATACAACTCATTGGAGCCATCCACTTGAGCGTGAGGGGCTGCCTCCTGGATGGGAAAGAGTTGAGTCAGCAGAATTTGGGGTGTATTATGTAGATCACATCAATAAAAGAGCTCAGTATAAACATCCCTGTGCTCCCAG CGTTCCTCGTTATGATCAGCCTCCACCAGTGACTTATCAGCCACAGCAAGCTGAGAGAAGCCAGCCCCTTCTAGTGCCTGCAAATCCATACCACACTGCAGAGATTCCTGATTGGCTACAGGTCTATGCCAGGGCTCCTGTAAA ATATGATCACATTCTGAAGTGGGAACTCTTCCAACTAGCTGATCTAGATACATACCAGGGAATGTTGAAGCTGCTCTTCATGAAAGAACTGGAACGAATTGTTAAACTGTATGAAGCATACAGGCAAGCCCTTCTCACGGAGCTGGAGAATCGCAAGCTAAGGCAGAAGTGGTATGCACAACAACACGGCAAGAATTTTTAA
- the SAV1 gene encoding protein salvador homolog 1 isoform X3: MHVKDLMPSFIRHGPTIPRRTDICLPDSSSSAYSAGGDGIVSRNQSFLRTPVQRPPHEIMRRESNRLSAPSYLARNSADVPREYGSSSQSFLTEANSVTENGDAGTRYYYDFYDGQRRHQLSDRVHENYRYYGHNNDLFQRMSQNQGRHTAGIGRVPATSLGNLTNHSSEDLPLLPGWSVDWTIRGRKYYIDHNTNTTHWSHPLEREGLPPGWERVESAEFGVYYVDHINKRAQYKHPCAPSVPRYDQPPPVTYQPQQAERSQPLLVPANPYHTAEIPDWLQVYARAPVKYDHILKWELFQLADLDTYQGMLKLLFMKELERIVKLYEAYRQALLTELENRKLRQKWYAQQHGKNF; encoded by the exons ATGCATGTGAAGG ATCTGATGCCTTCATTTATCCGTCATGGTCCGACCATTCCAAGGCGAACTGATATCTGCCTTCCTGACTCGAGTTCTTCTGCCTACTCTGCTGGAGGGGATGGAATAGTTTCTAGAAACCAGAGTTTCCTTAGAACTCCGGTTCAGAGGCCACCTCATGAAATAATGAGGCGAGAAAGCAACAGACTATCTGCGCCTTCCTATCTTGCAAGAAATTCGGCTGATGTCCCTCGGGAATATGGTTCTTCCTCCCAGTCCTTTTTAACAGAAGCTAACTCTGTTACAGAAAATGGAGATGCTGGTACCCGGTATTACTATGATTTTTATGATGGTCAAAGGAGGCATCAGCTAAGTGATCGTGTACATGAGAACTATAGATATTATGGACATAACAATGATCTCTTCCAAAGGATGTCACAGAATCAAGGGAGGCATACTGCAG GCATTGGCAGGGTTCCTGCTACATCACTAGGAAATTTAACAAATCACAGTTCTGAAGATTTACCTCTTCTTCCTGGCTGGTCAGTGGACTGGACTATTAGAGGAAGGAAATACTACATTGATCATAACACTAATACAACTCATTGGAGCCATCCACTTGAGCGTGAGGGGCTGCCTCCTGGATGGGAAAGAGTTGAGTCAGCAGAATTTGGGGTGTATTATGTAGATCACATCAATAAAAGAGCTCAGTATAAACATCCCTGTGCTCCCAG CGTTCCTCGTTATGATCAGCCTCCACCAGTGACTTATCAGCCACAGCAAGCTGAGAGAAGCCAGCCCCTTCTAGTGCCTGCAAATCCATACCACACTGCAGAGATTCCTGATTGGCTACAGGTCTATGCCAGGGCTCCTGTAAA ATATGATCACATTCTGAAGTGGGAACTCTTCCAACTAGCTGATCTAGATACATACCAGGGAATGTTGAAGCTGCTCTTCATGAAAGAACTGGAACGAATTGTTAAACTGTATGAAGCATACAGGCAAGCCCTTCTCACGGAGCTGGAGAATCGCAAGCTAAGGCAGAAGTGGTATGCACAACAACACGGCAAGAATTTTTAA
- the SAV1 gene encoding protein salvador homolog 1 isoform X4: protein MPSFIRHGPTIPRRTDICLPDSSSSAYSAGGDGIVSRNQSFLRTPVQRPPHEIMRRESNRLSAPSYLARNSADVPREYGSSSQSFLTEANSVTENGDAGTRYYYDFYDGQRRHQLSDRVHENYRYYGHNNDLFQRMSQNQGRHTAGIGRVPATSLGNLTNHSSEDLPLLPGWSVDWTIRGRKYYIDHNTNTTHWSHPLEREGLPPGWERVESAEFGVYYVDHINKRAQYKHPCAPSVPRYDQPPPVTYQPQQAERSQPLLVPANPYHTAEIPDWLQVYARAPVKYDHILKWELFQLADLDTYQGMLKLLFMKELERIVKLYEAYRQALLTELENRKLRQKWYAQQHGKNF, encoded by the exons ATGCCTTCATTTATCCGTCATGGTCCGACCATTCCAAGGCGAACTGATATCTGCCTTCCTGACTCGAGTTCTTCTGCCTACTCTGCTGGAGGGGATGGAATAGTTTCTAGAAACCAGAGTTTCCTTAGAACTCCGGTTCAGAGGCCACCTCATGAAATAATGAGGCGAGAAAGCAACAGACTATCTGCGCCTTCCTATCTTGCAAGAAATTCGGCTGATGTCCCTCGGGAATATGGTTCTTCCTCCCAGTCCTTTTTAACAGAAGCTAACTCTGTTACAGAAAATGGAGATGCTGGTACCCGGTATTACTATGATTTTTATGATGGTCAAAGGAGGCATCAGCTAAGTGATCGTGTACATGAGAACTATAGATATTATGGACATAACAATGATCTCTTCCAAAGGATGTCACAGAATCAAGGGAGGCATACTGCAG GCATTGGCAGGGTTCCTGCTACATCACTAGGAAATTTAACAAATCACAGTTCTGAAGATTTACCTCTTCTTCCTGGCTGGTCAGTGGACTGGACTATTAGAGGAAGGAAATACTACATTGATCATAACACTAATACAACTCATTGGAGCCATCCACTTGAGCGTGAGGGGCTGCCTCCTGGATGGGAAAGAGTTGAGTCAGCAGAATTTGGGGTGTATTATGTAGATCACATCAATAAAAGAGCTCAGTATAAACATCCCTGTGCTCCCAG CGTTCCTCGTTATGATCAGCCTCCACCAGTGACTTATCAGCCACAGCAAGCTGAGAGAAGCCAGCCCCTTCTAGTGCCTGCAAATCCATACCACACTGCAGAGATTCCTGATTGGCTACAGGTCTATGCCAGGGCTCCTGTAAA ATATGATCACATTCTGAAGTGGGAACTCTTCCAACTAGCTGATCTAGATACATACCAGGGAATGTTGAAGCTGCTCTTCATGAAAGAACTGGAACGAATTGTTAAACTGTATGAAGCATACAGGCAAGCCCTTCTCACGGAGCTGGAGAATCGCAAGCTAAGGCAGAAGTGGTATGCACAACAACACGGCAAGAATTTTTAA